The following proteins are encoded in a genomic region of Chloroflexota bacterium:
- the rpoD gene encoding RNA polymerase sigma factor RpoD — protein sequence MANNEQESRDPQENQQQPEVLPDDDLDDLDETERTVAVRILPDGTVIEADDKDESDDAPEAPLPAIERDEAFEQEVEAEVSKPVEVVIQELADPVITSDPVRMYLREIGQTPLLTAEEEVKYADLMQKGNAAEEELEANPDLEPEDRAKLDQIAIRGVSARNRLINSNLRLVVSVAKRYIGRGMSFSDLISEGNIGLIRAVQKFDHLLGFKFSTYATWWIRQAISRAIADQARTIRIPVHMVESINRQVRVQRRLVQELGRDPMPEEIALEMDFLLPEDKRAIEEALKHDIPLDPELHRKWQRAAKKVQRIHRVSQEPMSLDMPVGREENSYLGDFIEDENLPGPADAASHQLLREQMQDILDQLSQREREVLEMRFGLVDGTSNTLEEVGQYFGVTRERIRQIEAKALRKLRHPIRSRKLRDYLV from the coding sequence ATGGCAAATAACGAACAAGAGAGCAGGGACCCCCAAGAGAATCAGCAGCAGCCGGAAGTGCTGCCTGACGACGACCTTGACGACCTCGATGAAACGGAGAGGACCGTCGCCGTGCGCATCCTTCCCGATGGTACCGTCATCGAGGCCGATGACAAGGACGAATCAGATGACGCACCTGAGGCACCCCTGCCAGCCATCGAGCGAGACGAAGCCTTTGAACAGGAAGTCGAGGCTGAGGTAAGCAAGCCCGTGGAGGTGGTCATCCAGGAGCTGGCTGATCCGGTGATCACCAGTGATCCCGTGCGAATGTATCTGCGCGAGATCGGGCAAACGCCCTTGCTGACAGCTGAAGAAGAGGTCAAATACGCCGATTTGATGCAGAAGGGGAATGCGGCGGAAGAAGAGCTGGAAGCGAACCCAGACCTCGAGCCTGAGGACAGAGCCAAGCTGGATCAAATCGCCATCCGGGGCGTCAGCGCCAGAAACCGCCTGATTAACTCCAATCTTCGTCTGGTAGTTAGCGTAGCCAAACGCTATATTGGGCGTGGCATGAGCTTCTCCGACTTGATCTCGGAAGGCAACATTGGCCTGATTCGCGCGGTGCAAAAATTTGATCATCTGCTCGGTTTCAAGTTTAGCACCTATGCTACCTGGTGGATCCGGCAGGCAATCAGCCGGGCCATCGCCGATCAGGCCCGCACCATACGCATTCCAGTTCATATGGTGGAAAGCATCAACCGGCAGGTGCGCGTGCAGCGGCGACTTGTCCAGGAATTGGGGCGGGATCCTATGCCGGAAGAGATCGCTCTCGAGATGGATTTTTTATTGCCTGAGGACAAGAGAGCCATCGAAGAGGCGCTCAAACACGATATCCCTCTCGATCCAGAACTGCACCGAAAGTGGCAGCGGGCCGCCAAAAAGGTGCAGCGCATCCACCGGGTCTCCCAGGAACCCATGTCCCTGGATATGCCTGTCGGCCGGGAAGAGAACAGCTATCTCGGCGATTTCATCGAGGACGAGAATCTGCCCGGTCCGGCAGACGCCGCCAGCCACCAGTTGCTGCGGGAACAGATGCAGGACATCCTGGATCAACTCAGCCAGCGCGAACGCGAGGTGCTGGAAATGCGTTTTGGTCTGGTCGACGGCACCAGCAACACGCTGGAGGAAGTTGGACAATATTTCGGCGTTACCCGCGAGCGCATTCGCCAGATCGAAGCCAAGGCATTGCGCAAGTTACGCCACCCCATTCGTTCCCGCAAGCTGCG
- the dnaG gene encoding DNA primase, which produces MSVVDEIKERLDIVDVISAYVPLRKAGRSYKALCPFHQEKTPSFVVYQDRGYWHCYGACGEGGDIISFIQKRENVDFREALEILAAKAGISLEPPSEAQSEQAQYLDKLREINHAASVYFHSMLQGSAQGQTARDYLTRRGLDETTIEQFSIGYAADSWDGLLNHLRERSYQLEDILAAGLIIQKDHDDGRVSHYDRFRDRVIIPIRDVGGRTIGFGARALQDDQIPKYLNTPQTPLFDKSSVLFGLDMARREIRARGHAIIVEGYMDVLAAHQFGEPNLVASMGTALTEQQLKKLKRYTKTFILALDADTAGQAATLRGISQAREALDREWVPTVTARGLLRHEARLAAELRIMTLPEGKDPDDVIRSDPDQWRRLVEEAQPVVDYFMGLVKREVDLKTARGKTEAVDRLAPLVKEVANDIQRTHYIQQLARLVQTDERSIRSAVFRQRSVQPPRPTSPPLPGTWEDAEEEDYPAVADVTEQQIRPQNGDSELRPSSAVHCLAHLVKEPKLLPLVQTELSSHNTAPLDEEDFPRSDLRAICAGLLSSAIQENGEWPGADPVVAQLLEQLVQYGKKQPPLQRQQLVDDIVNTVIQLRIDALLDRTRELPVLCREARDQGQSEEARAIQQILNDAGGQLRVLQQTRFARTHTGRRQTNPKL; this is translated from the coding sequence ATGAGTGTAGTAGACGAAATCAAAGAGCGGCTTGACATCGTTGATGTTATTTCCGCTTATGTTCCACTGCGCAAGGCTGGGCGTTCCTATAAGGCCCTTTGTCCTTTTCATCAGGAGAAAACGCCCTCCTTCGTGGTTTACCAGGACAGGGGATACTGGCACTGCTATGGCGCCTGCGGTGAGGGTGGCGACATCATCAGCTTCATCCAGAAGCGGGAGAATGTCGACTTCCGTGAGGCCCTGGAGATTCTGGCTGCCAAGGCCGGTATCAGTCTTGAGCCACCCAGTGAAGCCCAGTCTGAGCAAGCCCAGTATCTGGACAAGCTCAGGGAAATCAACCATGCAGCATCCGTCTATTTTCATAGCATGTTGCAGGGATCGGCCCAGGGACAGACCGCCAGGGACTATCTGACCAGGCGCGGGCTGGATGAAACAACCATCGAGCAGTTTTCGATTGGCTACGCGGCCGACAGCTGGGATGGCTTACTGAATCATCTCCGGGAAAGAAGCTATCAACTGGAAGATATTCTGGCTGCTGGACTGATCATCCAGAAAGATCATGACGATGGCCGCGTCAGTCATTACGATCGTTTCCGTGACCGGGTGATCATACCGATTCGGGACGTGGGAGGCCGGACGATTGGATTTGGCGCCCGCGCTCTGCAGGATGATCAAATCCCGAAGTATCTGAACACACCGCAAACACCGCTCTTTGACAAATCCAGCGTTCTATTTGGGCTTGACATGGCCCGAAGGGAGATCCGGGCACGCGGGCATGCGATCATCGTCGAAGGATACATGGATGTGTTGGCAGCTCATCAGTTTGGCGAGCCCAATCTGGTCGCCAGCATGGGCACTGCGTTGACAGAGCAGCAGCTCAAAAAGCTCAAGCGCTACACCAAAACCTTTATCCTTGCCCTCGACGCGGACACAGCCGGTCAGGCAGCCACGCTGCGAGGAATCAGTCAGGCCCGGGAAGCCCTTGATCGGGAATGGGTGCCCACGGTAACGGCTCGCGGTCTTTTGCGCCATGAGGCACGCCTGGCTGCCGAGCTGCGCATCATGACGCTGCCCGAGGGAAAAGATCCCGATGACGTCATTCGCTCCGATCCTGATCAGTGGCGCCGGCTGGTAGAAGAAGCTCAGCCGGTTGTCGATTATTTTATGGGGCTTGTGAAACGAGAGGTGGATCTAAAAACCGCTCGAGGAAAAACAGAGGCCGTCGACCGTTTGGCACCTCTGGTCAAGGAAGTCGCCAACGATATTCAGCGCACTCATTACATCCAGCAGTTGGCGCGACTGGTTCAGACAGATGAAAGAAGTATCCGCAGTGCCGTATTCCGACAGCGTAGTGTGCAACCACCACGCCCGACCTCACCACCCTTGCCGGGCACGTGGGAGGATGCGGAAGAGGAGGATTACCCCGCTGTCGCGGATGTCACGGAGCAGCAAATCCGTCCACAGAATGGCGACTCGGAGCTAAGGCCCTCTTCGGCAGTGCACTGTTTGGCCCATCTGGTAAAAGAGCCGAAACTGCTTCCACTGGTTCAGACGGAATTGTCGTCGCACAACACGGCACCTCTCGACGAGGAGGACTTTCCTCGCAGTGACCTACGCGCCATCTGTGCAGGATTGCTCTCATCTGCCATCCAGGAAAATGGTGAATGGCCCGGTGCTGACCCTGTTGTCGCGCAGCTGCTGGAACAGCTCGTGCAATATGGCAAAAAACAACCACCCTTACAGCGTCAACAACTGGTGGACGACATCGTTAATACGGTGATCCAGCTCAGAATTGACGCCCTGTTGGATCGCACTCGTGAACTTCCGGTGCTTTGTCGGGAGGCCCGCGACCAGGGTCAAAGCGAAGAGGCCCGGGCGATTCAACAGATTTTGAATGACGCTGGCGGTCAACTACGAGTTTTGCAGCAAACGAGATTTGCCCGTACCCATACGGGCCGCAGACAGACCAATCCCAAGTTGTAA
- a CDS encoding DUF47 family protein: protein MALKRIFRSKDDVFIKLLTEQTEITVAGWKALEDYFETRQESAAQKVRDSEKQADELRRVLVDELQKTFITPMDREDIFDLSLAIDDVMDYGFSTLEEIRILEIEPDQYLARMIQLVRRSCEELSLAMTRLQRNPNVAQEHALRAKKRENQVEKVYREAIAQLFAESVDLDHLLRTLRLREVYRHVSNAADQGNIAADRIGTIVMKIT, encoded by the coding sequence ATGGCACTTAAAAGAATTTTTCGCTCCAAAGATGATGTGTTCATAAAACTGTTGACAGAACAGACGGAAATCACTGTGGCCGGCTGGAAAGCGCTGGAAGACTATTTTGAGACCAGGCAAGAGAGCGCGGCCCAAAAGGTACGGGATTCTGAAAAACAGGCTGATGAACTCCGGCGAGTCCTGGTGGACGAGCTACAGAAAACCTTTATTACACCCATGGATCGGGAAGACATCTTCGACCTGTCGCTCGCCATCGACGATGTCATGGACTACGGATTCTCAACCCTGGAAGAAATCCGCATCCTGGAAATCGAGCCAGACCAATACCTGGCGCGCATGATCCAGTTAGTCCGGCGTTCATGCGAAGAGCTCAGCCTGGCCATGACCCGCCTTCAACGCAATCCCAACGTGGCTCAGGAACATGCGCTGCGGGCAAAAAAGCGGGAGAACCAGGTAGAAAAGGTCTATCGGGAAGCCATTGCCCAGCTTTTCGCCGAGTCGGTCGACCTCGATCATTTGCTTCGCACGCTGCGGCTACGAGAGGTGTACCGGCACGTGAGCAACGCCGCTGACCAGGGAAATATTGCAGCTGATCGCATCGGTACGATCGTCATGAAGATCACCTGA